CGAGTGCGTCACTCAGCACAAGGCGGCCTTCGGCGTCAGTGTTGTGGACCTCGATTGTCGTGCCGTTGTACGCGCGGACGATGTCGCCGGGCTTTTGCGCGTTGCCATCGACGCAGTTTTCGGCGGACGGAACGACGCACAACACATTGATATTTGGCCGCGTTTGACCGACGGTCTTCATCGCGCCGAGCACGGCGGCCGCGCCGCACATGTCGTACTTCATTTCGTGCATGCTATCGGAAGGCTTGATGCTGACGCCGCCGGTGTCGAAGGTAATGCCTTTTCCGACGAGTGCAACGGTCGGTGCGTCGTGCGCGACGTGGTAGGAGATCACAATAAGTTTAGGCGGCTCTTTGCTGCCCTTCGCAACGCCGAGAAGCGCGTTCATGCCGAGTTCCGCCATGCGGCCCGCATCGAGGCACTCGTAGCCGAGCTTGTATTTCTCCGCAATGGTGTGCGCTTCGAGCGCGAGCTGGGCCGGGGTCATGTCGTTCGATGCGGCGTTTGCAAGATCGCGGGCCCAGTTTGCATTCGCGCAGACGCGCGCGGCGTAACGACACGCATCAAGCTCGCCCGTCAACGCCTTGGCTTTCTCGCTGACCAGCGCAACGTCGTCGATTGCCCCGGTGAACGCGTCGGGATCGGGCTTCTTGTAGCGTTCGAAACGGTACTGCCCCAACGCAATGCCTTCGATAAACGCGGGGACAGGCCAAGGCGTCGAGCAGTCGACGACCGCACGCGTGACGCGATACGTGCGCAAGGCGTCGATGCCCTTTCCGGCGGCGCGTCGAATCTTTTCCGCATCCGGCGATGCGTCATCACCCAGGCCGACAAGCAGAATTCCGGCGACACCGTCCCCGGACGTTGGAAGAAAAATGGACTCGCCCACTTTACCCGTAAACGCACCGCGTTCGCGCGC
The sequence above is a segment of the Candidatus Hydrogenedentota bacterium genome. Coding sequences within it:
- a CDS encoding leucyl aminopeptidase, translating into MEIHVTTPSEWKRPDCATCLVVPQRSEATAAPPLLDEAGRAQVAAARERGAFTGKVGESIFLPTSGDGVAGILLVGLGDDASPDAEKIRRAAGKGIDALRTYRVTRAVVDCSTPWPVPAFIEGIALGQYRFERYKKPDPDAFTGAIDDVALVSEKAKALTGELDACRYAARVCANANWARDLANAASNDMTPAQLALEAHTIAEKYKLGYECLDAGRMAELGMNALLGVAKGSKEPPKLIVISYHVAHDAPTVALVGKGITFDTGGVSIKPSDSMHEMKYDMCGAAAVLGAMKTVGQTRPNINVLCVVPSAENCVDGNAQKPGDIVRAYNGTTIEVHNTDAEGRLVLSDALAYTVDHYAPDKIVDVATLTGGVIVALGHHAAGVMATDDALYSGIESAANQTGERVWRFPLWEDYTKMIEGEHADICNIGPSRQASSIVGGVFLKEFVGDTPWAHIDMAGTAWGAKNVSYLDTKYASGYGVRLLSEWLRNESDTQS